One window from the genome of Spirochaetota bacterium encodes:
- a CDS encoding radical SAM protein: MLKTHVTIPFFIPHSGCKHRCVFCNQIYTSNTRILPDEEYIVKKIDSYLQKLKTTVTHIEIAFFGGSFTGLDVEVQEKYLAIAYRYYSLHAIHGIRLSTRPDYINSSTLSLLKKFFVTTVELGAQSMYDDVLQQSHRGHTVQDTVNASKLIKDYGFNLILQLMPGLPGDSFEKAIEGAQKAVDLQPDGVRIYPTVVIKDTALEKFYIEGRFTHLSLDKAIELCAILYDIFTRNNIPVIRIGLHPFDNSVADTIIAGPYHPSFGYLVKSRYYRSTLENQIKNFLQHNTNIQTLKVKLPQHALAEYYGPHKENIDFLRKVFNTITLQFCVADIHEPIIYG, encoded by the coding sequence ATGTTAAAAACTCATGTAACGATACCTTTTTTTATTCCCCACTCTGGTTGCAAGCACCGTTGTGTGTTTTGCAACCAGATTTACACTAGCAATACCCGCATTCTCCCTGATGAAGAATATATTGTAAAAAAAATTGATAGCTATTTACAAAAGTTAAAAACAACTGTTACTCATATTGAAATTGCATTTTTTGGTGGCAGTTTTACCGGCCTTGATGTTGAAGTACAAGAAAAGTATTTGGCGATAGCGTATAGATATTACTCATTGCATGCAATTCACGGCATCCGGCTATCTACACGCCCTGATTACATAAATAGCAGTACGCTTTCACTTCTAAAAAAATTTTTCGTGACAACTGTTGAACTGGGTGCACAATCCATGTATGATGATGTGCTGCAACAATCACATCGTGGACACACTGTACAGGATACAGTAAATGCTTCAAAACTCATCAAAGACTATGGCTTTAATCTTATACTACAGCTTATGCCTGGTTTACCTGGCGATAGCTTTGAAAAAGCAATTGAAGGTGCCCAAAAAGCTGTAGATTTGCAACCTGATGGAGTACGCATATATCCAACTGTTGTCATAAAAGATACTGCATTAGAAAAATTCTACATTGAAGGCAGGTTTACCCATCTATCATTAGATAAAGCTATTGAACTGTGTGCAATTTTATATGATATATTCACCAGAAACAATATTCCTGTAATCAGAATTGGACTTCATCCTTTTGATAACTCTGTGGCTGATACCATTATTGCAGGGCCCTATCATCCTTCATTTGGATACTTAGTAAAATCACGATACTATCGCAGTACACTTGAAAATCAGATTAAAAACTTTTTGCAGCACAACACTAATATACAAACGCTCAAAGTTAAACTGCCACAACACGCCCTTGCAGAATATTATGGTCCACATAAAGAAAATATTGATTTTTTACGGAAGGTGTTCAATACTATTACTTTACAATTTTGTGTTGCTGATATACATGAACCTATAATATACGGTTAA